AGTAGTAAATTAAAATAATTGGTTCTATTAGCGTACGAAGAGAAGAGAGATAAAAAATACAAAGCAAGGAGTTTTCAAGCGATGATGTATTTGTTGGCAATTCTGCTTCCACCTGTAGCCGTATTATTTTGTGGGAAACCATTTCAAGCAATAATTAATTTCATATTAACATTAATATTTTGGGTTCCAGGAGTTATCCATGCGATATTAGTTGTACACGATAAAAAAGCAGATCGGCGATTAAAAAAACAAATTCAAGCATATGATGACATGAATAAGAGAAATAGAAGATAGCTGAGTCTTGAAACGAAAAAAGAAAGGGGGGATTACCTCCTTTCTTTTTTCATTTTGTTTAAGTTTAAATTTTAGTATAGCGGAAAGAATTTTTAATATAAGTATTGTGATAATTCGTTTTAGAATGTGCGTTTAATAAACCGGTGTAAATGTTTTCAGGCACGTTAAAGAAATCATACATTCCATTCTTTAATTGAATACGTAAAATCATAGAAAATGGATTATAGCCAACAGCAACTATATTTTTTGAAATCACGGGAGATAATTCCATTATTACGCAACTCCTTGCTTTTCATTTTTTATAAATTCTTGTAGATGTTGGGGTTGGGATGTTGAAATCCTTATAATTAAAGAGGTATGATACTTATATGCAATATATTAAATGTTCGTTATACGTAATTATAAGGAAGTTCACACGAAGTACATATCGTTGTGCTATTTTTATTTCACCTTTGATTTATAAATAAGAAAATATTGACCATTTGAAAAAAAGGTATATTATTTATACGAGGTATTAAAAATTCACTTTTTACATTCTATGCTTAAAGGGGCAGCATTATTAGGAAAAATAGAAGTGAAAATACTTTGTATAAGAAGTATTCTAAAATTTATAATCTGTGAATTAGGAAAATATTGAATGCTCCAGGTCAATATAATTTCTTAATTAAATTCATTTTAGAAAGTGACCTCAATATTTTTAAGTAAATCAACGGGAGAATTGAAAGGCAGGAGAAAGTAACATGTCAGAAAATTATCGTTCTCGAGAGGAGCGACGACAAGTTAAAAAGAAAAAACAGCCAGCTTCTAAAACACAAAAACCAAAAGGTAAAACATCATTCTTTCGCAAGTTTTTAATTACTTGTTTATTACTTGGTATTGTTGGTTTAGTGGGGGGAGTTGCTACTTTCTTTGTAATGATTAAGGACGCACCAAAACTTGAGAAAGCAAAACTTGTTAATCCGTTATCCTCAAAAATTTATGATAAAAATGGCGATTTGGTATATGAATACGGGAAAGAAAAACGGACGAATGTTACGTATGATCAAATTCCTAAATTAGTAGAAAATGCATTTTTAGCAACAGAGGATGCACGTTTTTACGAGCATAGCGGAGTAGACTTTAAAGGTACTGCCCGTGCTGTTTTGGTGAGTCTTAAAGGAGATTACGGTTCACAAGGTGGAAGTACAATAACGCAACAGGTTATTAAAAACTACTTCTTATCGATGGAAAAAACATCAAAACGTAAGGTTCAGGAAATATATTTAGCGTATAAACTAGAACAACAATATTCAAAACATGAAATTTTAGAAATGTATTTAAATAAAATTAATTTAGGAAATCGTTCATATGGAATCGCAACAGCAGCACAAAACTACTATGGTAAAGAATTGAAAGATTTAACATTACCAGAAGTTGCGATGCTTGCAGGGTTACCGAAAGCACCAAATAACTATGATCCATCGAAACCAGAAAATGTTCAAAGGGCAACAGAAAGAAGAAATGTTGTACTAAAATTAATGAATCGACATGGTTATATTACAAAAGCAGAAATGGAAGAAGCATCGAAAGTACCCGTGGATAAAAATATTAAGAGTGCAGCTGAGCTACAAGCGATGCCATATCCTGCATTTATGGATGCAGTAGTGAAAGAAGTAGAAAAGGAAATACCAGATGTAAATATTGGATCTGATGGTTTAGAAATTTATACAACATTGGATCCAAAAGCACAGAAATTAG
This Bacillus paramycoides DNA region includes the following protein-coding sequences:
- a CDS encoding YqaE/Pmp3 family membrane protein; its protein translation is MMYLLAILLPPVAVLFCGKPFQAIINFILTLIFWVPGVIHAILVVHDKKADRRLKKQIQAYDDMNKRNRR
- a CDS encoding KTSC domain-containing protein: MELSPVISKNIVAVGYNPFSMILRIQLKNGMYDFFNVPENIYTGLLNAHSKTNYHNTYIKNSFRYTKI